One window of the Desulfonatronum thiosulfatophilum genome contains the following:
- a CDS encoding 30S ribosomal protein S1: protein MNNTTETQDQFAEEMELDFEAELEQYLNDDFGDVDEGCIVQGEVVKIDGDYVLVDVNFKSEGQIPAQEFKDHEGNVTVKLGDKIDVYVIKKNEGEGSILLSREKAKRMQLFDKLEAILDSNEVITGEITKRIKGGYHVDVDGVEAFLPGSHVDLRPVPDMDALVGQEFEFRVLKVNRRRSNVIVSRRVLLEEERDSMRQTLLQNIEEGQKVEGKVKNITDYGVFVDLGGLDGLLHITDMAWKRIRHPKEMVQIGDELELMVLNFDKEHQKVSLGLKQLVADPWTNIAAKFPEDTRLTGKVTNLVDYGAFVELEPGVEGLVHISEMSWTRKLRHPSQMVRVGDAVDVIVLGVDQEKKRISLGMKQVAPNPWDVVGEKYPDGTVLEGTIKNITEFGMFVGIEDGIDGLIHVSDISWTKKVRHPSEIFKVGDIVQAKVLTVDKDSEKFTLGIKQLSDDPWSLVPTRYPVGSTVSGTVTNITDFGLFIEVEEGIEGLVHVSEVSRKKIKKPSELFQENQVIQAKVIHVSADERRLGLSIKALEEDELKKGREFHGAAGATTQAASTNLGDLIRQNIEDGTE, encoded by the coding sequence ATGAACAACACAACAGAAACGCAGGATCAATTCGCCGAGGAGATGGAACTCGACTTCGAGGCAGAGCTGGAGCAGTATCTCAACGACGATTTCGGGGATGTCGATGAAGGATGCATCGTCCAGGGGGAAGTGGTCAAGATTGATGGAGATTACGTCCTTGTTGACGTGAACTTCAAGTCCGAAGGCCAGATTCCCGCCCAGGAGTTCAAGGATCACGAAGGCAATGTGACCGTGAAGCTGGGCGACAAGATCGACGTCTACGTCATCAAGAAGAACGAAGGCGAAGGCTCGATTCTGCTGTCCAGGGAAAAAGCCAAGCGAATGCAGCTTTTCGACAAGCTTGAAGCGATCCTGGATTCCAATGAAGTCATCACAGGCGAGATCACCAAGCGTATCAAGGGCGGTTATCACGTGGACGTGGACGGGGTGGAAGCATTTCTTCCCGGGTCCCATGTGGATCTGCGGCCGGTTCCGGATATGGACGCCCTGGTCGGGCAGGAGTTCGAGTTCCGAGTTCTCAAGGTGAATCGACGCCGCAGCAACGTTATCGTTTCCCGCCGTGTCCTTCTGGAAGAAGAGCGTGACAGCATGCGTCAAACCTTGCTGCAAAACATCGAGGAAGGTCAGAAGGTTGAGGGCAAGGTCAAAAATATTACGGATTACGGCGTCTTTGTCGATCTGGGCGGGCTTGACGGCCTGCTGCACATCACGGACATGGCCTGGAAACGCATTCGCCATCCCAAGGAAATGGTTCAGATCGGGGACGAACTGGAACTGATGGTCCTCAACTTCGACAAGGAACATCAGAAGGTTTCTCTCGGCTTGAAGCAGCTTGTTGCGGATCCGTGGACGAACATTGCCGCGAAATTTCCGGAAGACACTCGTCTGACGGGCAAGGTTACCAACCTGGTGGATTACGGCGCCTTTGTGGAATTGGAGCCCGGCGTAGAGGGCTTGGTGCATATCTCTGAAATGTCCTGGACTCGAAAATTGCGCCATCCCTCCCAGATGGTCCGCGTCGGCGACGCCGTGGACGTGATCGTTCTGGGCGTGGATCAGGAAAAGAAGCGCATTTCCCTTGGCATGAAGCAGGTCGCGCCCAATCCATGGGACGTAGTGGGCGAGAAGTATCCTGATGGAACAGTGCTTGAGGGCACCATCAAGAACATCACCGAGTTCGGGATGTTCGTGGGCATCGAGGACGGCATCGACGGTTTGATCCACGTTTCGGACATTTCCTGGACCAAAAAGGTCCGTCATCCCAGCGAGATCTTCAAGGTGGGGGATATTGTTCAGGCCAAGGTGCTCACTGTGGACAAGGACAGCGAGAAGTTCACCCTGGGCATCAAGCAGCTCAGCGACGATCCCTGGTCTTTGGTTCCCACCCGCTACCCGGTCGGCTCCACTGTCTCCGGCACGGTGACCAACATCACGGACTTCGGTCTCTTCATCGAGGTTGAAGAGGGGATTGAAGGACTGGTTCACGTTTCTGAGGTCAGCCGCAAGAAGATCAAGAAGCCCAGCGAACTGTTCCAGGAGAACCAGGTGATTCAAGCCAAGGTCATCCACGTCAGCGCGGATGAGCGGCGCTTGGGGCTGTCCATCAAGGCTCTTGAGGAAGATGAACTGAAAAAAGGACGCGAGTTCCATGGTGCCGCCGGGGCGACCACCCAGGCCGCCAGCACCAACCTGGGCGATTTGATTCGGCAGAACATTGAGGATGGAACAGAGTAA
- the sppA gene encoding signal peptide peptidase SppA, translated as MEQSKPRFSQRHPFLFGLLLMFTAVALFSGVMAVWRSYAEKHPESFLSFGKPKIGLVHVEGMIVDATDTLNWIRRLREDPGVKAVLVRIDSPGGVVGPSQELHGALERLRDKKPVVVSMGAVAASGGYYIAVAGDKIVANPGTLTGSIGVRMELTNLQGLMEKLGIRRHAIASGQFKTTGSPFEELTEHERAYLEAVVMDMHGQFVRAISAGRDLTLEDVEKVADGRIMTGLQALEYGLVDVLGGREEALELLRALAGIDDHFDLIEDPTRQRPIWKRILGSVEDELRIQGPVWVFK; from the coding sequence ATGGAACAGAGTAAGCCCCGATTCAGTCAGCGTCATCCTTTCCTCTTTGGATTATTGCTGATGTTCACGGCCGTGGCCCTCTTTTCGGGGGTCATGGCCGTTTGGCGTTCCTATGCCGAGAAGCACCCCGAGTCCTTTCTGTCCTTCGGCAAGCCGAAAATCGGACTGGTCCATGTCGAGGGCATGATTGTCGATGCCACGGACACCCTGAACTGGATTCGGCGGCTTCGGGAAGATCCCGGAGTCAAGGCTGTTCTGGTTCGGATCGATTCTCCCGGCGGCGTGGTGGGGCCCTCCCAGGAGCTTCACGGCGCTTTGGAGCGACTGCGGGACAAAAAGCCCGTGGTCGTTTCCATGGGCGCGGTGGCCGCATCCGGAGGGTATTATATAGCCGTGGCCGGCGACAAAATCGTGGCCAATCCCGGTACGCTGACCGGCAGCATCGGCGTCAGAATGGAATTGACCAATCTGCAAGGGCTGATGGAAAAACTTGGCATTCGCCGCCATGCCATCGCCAGCGGGCAATTCAAAACAACCGGGTCGCCCTTCGAGGAACTTACCGAGCATGAACGCGCCTACCTGGAGGCCGTGGTCATGGACATGCACGGCCAGTTCGTGCGGGCCATTTCCGCGGGAAGAGACCTGACGCTGGAAGATGTGGAAAAGGTGGCCGACGGCCGGATCATGACCGGGCTGCAAGCCCTGGAATACGGCCTGGTGGACGTGCTCGGCGGCCGGGAGGAGGCCCTGGAACTGCTTCGTGCCCTGGCCGGGATTGACGATCACTTTGATCTGATTGAGGATCCGACACGGCAACGCCCGATCTGGAAGCGCATTCTCGGGTCGGTGGAGGATGAATTACGCATTCAGGGACCGGTATGGGTATTCAAATAG
- the mqnE gene encoding aminofutalosine synthase MqnE, with protein sequence MPARILDKAAQGERLTLDDALILAQEADIHSLGRVALARRTARHGRNAYFVYNQHINYTNICQNACRFCAFSRQSGDRDAYTLSVSEAVERVSSRREDPIREVHIVGGLNPNLPYEYYPELVQGVKNARPAASVKAFTAVEVAFLAERGNISPRQVLEDLRQAGLDALPGGGAEVFSPALRQKLCPEKISGQQWLNIHQLAHELGIPSNATMLFGHVETWWDRLEHLLALRDLQDRTAGFLCFIPLPYQPHHNELRAKGPDGLDILRMLAISRIFLDNFAHLKAYWVMTGVKAAQMGLWYGADDLDGTIVEERIGHAAGATSPKGMTRDQIAQAIVQSGFTPVERTSHFEAVAQ encoded by the coding sequence GTGCCGGCGAGAATCTTGGACAAGGCAGCGCAAGGGGAACGGCTGACGCTGGACGATGCCCTGATTCTGGCTCAGGAGGCGGACATCCATAGCCTGGGTCGTGTGGCTCTGGCCCGCCGTACTGCGCGCCATGGCCGGAATGCCTATTTTGTCTACAACCAACACATCAACTACACCAACATCTGTCAGAACGCCTGCCGTTTTTGCGCTTTCAGCCGCCAAAGCGGAGACCGAGATGCCTACACCCTGAGCGTGTCCGAGGCCGTGGAGCGGGTCAGTTCACGTCGCGAAGATCCGATTAGGGAGGTTCATATTGTTGGCGGGTTGAATCCGAATCTACCTTACGAGTACTATCCTGAACTCGTGCAGGGTGTGAAAAATGCCCGTCCCGCTGCCTCGGTCAAAGCCTTTACCGCCGTGGAGGTGGCTTTTCTGGCTGAGCGCGGCAACATTTCTCCGCGTCAGGTCCTGGAAGATCTTCGTCAGGCCGGTCTTGACGCTCTGCCTGGAGGCGGCGCGGAAGTCTTTTCTCCAGCGCTGCGCCAAAAGCTCTGCCCGGAAAAAATTTCGGGACAGCAATGGCTGAACATCCATCAGCTGGCTCATGAACTGGGCATTCCTTCCAATGCCACCATGCTCTTCGGGCATGTGGAGACCTGGTGGGACCGCCTGGAACACCTTCTGGCATTGCGGGACCTGCAGGATCGCACCGCCGGTTTCCTCTGCTTCATTCCCTTGCCGTACCAACCGCACCATAATGAACTTCGTGCCAAAGGACCGGACGGACTGGACATCCTGCGCATGCTCGCGATTTCCCGTATTTTTCTGGACAACTTTGCTCATCTGAAGGCCTACTGGGTCATGACCGGGGTCAAGGCCGCCCAGATGGGCCTGTGGTATGGCGCCGACGACCTTGACGGAACCATTGTCGAGGAACGTATCGGTCATGCCGCCGGAGCGACGTCGCCCAAAGGCATGACCCGTGATCAGATCGCGCAGGCCATTGTTCAATCCGGGTTCACGCCTGTCGAACGGACCAGCCATTTTGAGGCGGTTGCGCAGTAG
- a CDS encoding aspartate kinase, with protein MKVIKIGGGCLNGKETIAAILDLLVTRGRGNVIVVSALGGVTDLLLGGMSQALAEEEAVGRIMDRLKHKHMLVARHLIHDEQHIRSYARELGKSLARLERLLYGLHYTGEITAKMEDAISSFGERICAQLLAAVLNARGCKASCRLPEEIGVVTDGKFGDASALLAPSERHFRERLLPQINNGQVTIIPGFYGISSSGETTTFGRGGSDYSAAVLAAISGAEVLEIWKDVDGFLSADPKFVPEARLISELSYDEAAELAYFGAKILHPRTVEPLRKKALPIAIKNTLRPDEVGSRITARGKADAGVIKSVAYTTDIAILKVHASGVGKRRGILGEVANAVAARGVNIKSVVTSQTCISLLLSRRDLEPAAQALAALKPRPYRKLEKNENIALIAVVGKGLSTKPGIAAACFSAAAGCRVNIEMIAFGPSPVALYFIVREHTLHKAVTAIHSAFFADPACAVDASATLSK; from the coding sequence GTGAAAGTCATCAAAATCGGCGGCGGCTGCCTTAACGGCAAGGAAACCATCGCCGCTATCCTGGACCTGCTGGTCACGCGGGGCCGGGGAAATGTTATCGTGGTCTCGGCTCTGGGCGGCGTGACGGACTTGTTGCTGGGCGGCATGTCCCAGGCCCTGGCCGAAGAGGAGGCCGTGGGCCGGATCATGGACCGCCTCAAGCACAAGCACATGCTCGTGGCCCGGCACCTGATCCACGACGAGCAGCATATCCGGTCCTATGCCCGGGAACTGGGCAAGTCCCTCGCCAGACTGGAACGGCTGTTGTACGGACTGCACTACACCGGGGAAATCACCGCGAAAATGGAAGACGCCATCAGCAGCTTTGGCGAGAGGATCTGCGCCCAACTGCTTGCGGCGGTTCTGAATGCGCGAGGATGCAAGGCGTCCTGCCGCCTGCCCGAAGAAATCGGCGTGGTCACGGACGGCAAGTTCGGAGATGCTTCGGCCCTGCTGGCTCCCTCGGAACGACATTTCCGGGAGCGGCTTCTGCCCCAGATCAACAACGGCCAGGTCACCATCATTCCAGGGTTCTACGGAATCAGCTCCTCCGGGGAGACGACCACCTTCGGCCGGGGGGGGAGTGATTATTCAGCGGCCGTGCTGGCGGCAATTTCCGGAGCCGAGGTTCTGGAAATCTGGAAGGACGTGGACGGATTTCTGAGCGCGGATCCCAAATTCGTGCCCGAGGCCAGGCTGATCTCCGAGCTGTCCTACGACGAGGCCGCGGAACTGGCATATTTCGGCGCCAAGATCCTGCATCCGCGCACCGTGGAACCGTTGCGGAAAAAAGCTTTGCCCATCGCCATCAAGAACACGCTGCGCCCCGACGAGGTGGGCAGCCGGATCACGGCCCGCGGCAAGGCGGATGCGGGAGTGATCAAGAGCGTGGCCTACACCACGGATATCGCCATCCTCAAGGTTCATGCCTCGGGGGTGGGCAAGCGGCGGGGAATTCTGGGGGAAGTGGCCAACGCCGTGGCCGCACGGGGCGTGAATATCAAGTCGGTGGTCACCTCCCAGACGTGTATCAGCCTGCTCCTCTCCCGCCGGGATCTGGAGCCGGCAGCCCAGGCTCTGGCCGCGCTGAAACCCCGCCCCTACCGCAAACTGGAAAAAAACGAGAACATCGCCCTGATCGCCGTGGTGGGCAAAGGGCTGTCCACCAAACCGGGCATTGCCGCGGCCTGCTTCAGCGCGGCCGCCGGATGCCGGGTGAACATCGAGATGATCGCCTTCGGTCCCTCTCCGGTGGCGCTGTACTTCATTGTCCGGGAGCATACCCTGCACAAGGCCGTGACCGCCATCCACTCCGCCTTTTTCGCTGATCCGGCTTGCGCCGTGGACGCATCGGCTACGCTGTCGAAATAA
- a CDS encoding ferredoxin produces the protein MTNTKQSTNKADLELDLEHCSGCQACLEMCPEVFGWDDNLDKPVLKESSGPRDQVLQVAAFCPMDCIRVAGWKRDW, from the coding sequence ATGACAAATACAAAGCAGTCAACAAACAAGGCCGACCTGGAACTGGATCTGGAACACTGTTCCGGTTGTCAGGCCTGCCTGGAAATGTGTCCGGAAGTGTTCGGCTGGGATGACAATCTTGATAAACCCGTGCTCAAGGAATCATCAGGTCCGCGTGATCAGGTGCTCCAGGTCGCGGCGTTCTGCCCCATGGACTGCATCCGGGTGGCGGGCTGGAAACGGGACTGGTAG
- a CDS encoding lytic transglycosylase domain-containing protein, whose amino-acid sequence MSILRLMICGLVALFALHLWPLHADADFRAGQRELFLQAEEALRKGQQQTFRTLLSRLEGYPLTPYLVGQDLERRLCPSLAHDVRSYLEKYGDSPVADSLRRKWLSELAKHRRWNDFLQDYTPQSNENLQCLYGQALLGAGKTEQAMEQARVMWLSGNSRPKSCDPLFEALINSKGLTRELVIERMQLAINAGQISLVRYLSRFLPAEEDKAWVAYWQSVNESPRLVLDRNWKGVENDFVIPVLTHGIRKLTRVDASRTAEEWDRLKLRNGLIGERFSAIEEDIALYMSLRFEDGALERVGSLPGDLRSDRLREWGVRAALRRLDWPQVLHMVDGLTERQKAEPRWQYWRARALEQTGWTEQALAIYETLAPESHYFGMLAADRLGRTYNVDHAPIAVTSEQMAAVRQEAGLQRAVELFALERYGPGRSEWQKALGRLDNAQAQAAARWAQEIGWHDRAITATVVARHSTDLDIRFPLPHAAAITIQSNAKNLNPAWVYGVMRQESLFMEDVGSSAGALGLMQIMPQTGKRIAGWHGEQLSDSRLLLQPDRNIRFGTTYLRRQLDDLQNHYALATAAYNAGQHRVKGWLPRENELPADAWVETIPFNETRNYVERVLCYTAIYEHRLGNSPTRLSARLAPVRPLNGSTQVAEGKEAGTPSPQ is encoded by the coding sequence ATGAGCATACTGCGTTTGATGATCTGCGGCCTTGTCGCCTTGTTCGCCCTGCATCTTTGGCCGCTGCACGCCGATGCGGATTTCAGAGCGGGACAACGAGAGCTTTTCCTGCAAGCTGAGGAAGCCCTACGCAAGGGGCAGCAGCAGACCTTCCGCACTCTTCTGTCCAGGCTTGAAGGGTATCCGCTGACCCCCTATCTGGTCGGGCAGGATCTGGAAAGAAGGCTGTGCCCGTCGTTGGCTCATGATGTCCGTTCCTATCTTGAAAAATACGGAGATTCTCCGGTGGCGGATTCCCTGCGCCGAAAATGGCTCTCGGAACTGGCAAAACATCGTCGCTGGAATGATTTTCTGCAGGATTATACTCCCCAATCCAATGAGAACCTGCAGTGCCTCTATGGTCAGGCTCTGCTCGGCGCCGGCAAAACGGAACAGGCCATGGAACAGGCCAGGGTGATGTGGTTGTCTGGAAATTCTCGGCCCAAGAGCTGTGATCCCTTGTTCGAAGCCCTGATTAACAGCAAAGGGTTGACCAGGGAATTGGTTATCGAGCGCATGCAACTTGCCATAAACGCCGGGCAGATCTCGCTGGTGCGTTACCTGAGCCGTTTTCTGCCTGCTGAGGAGGACAAAGCCTGGGTGGCCTATTGGCAAAGCGTGAATGAATCCCCGCGCCTGGTATTGGACCGAAATTGGAAAGGAGTTGAAAACGATTTCGTGATTCCGGTCCTGACCCACGGTATCCGCAAGTTGACCCGCGTTGATGCTTCCAGAACCGCTGAAGAATGGGACAGGCTGAAGTTGCGGAACGGGCTCATCGGGGAACGGTTTTCCGCCATTGAAGAAGATATTGCCTTGTACATGAGCCTGCGCTTTGAGGATGGCGCCTTGGAAAGAGTGGGCTCGCTGCCTGGCGATCTGCGCAGCGACCGACTCCGGGAATGGGGGGTGCGAGCCGCCCTGCGCCGTCTGGACTGGCCACAGGTGCTGCATATGGTTGATGGTCTCACCGAGCGTCAGAAAGCGGAGCCGCGCTGGCAATATTGGCGGGCCCGGGCTCTGGAGCAAACCGGATGGACGGAGCAGGCTTTGGCCATATATGAAACGCTGGCCCCGGAATCTCACTATTTCGGCATGTTGGCGGCGGATCGACTCGGCCGAACCTATAATGTCGACCACGCACCCATTGCGGTGACATCGGAGCAAATGGCCGCTGTCCGTCAGGAAGCCGGACTCCAGCGCGCCGTGGAATTGTTCGCCTTGGAGCGTTACGGCCCGGGGCGCAGCGAGTGGCAGAAAGCCTTGGGAAGGCTCGATAACGCCCAGGCCCAGGCCGCGGCCAGGTGGGCCCAGGAGATCGGCTGGCATGACCGGGCAATTACGGCCACGGTCGTTGCCAGACATTCAACGGACCTGGATATTCGTTTTCCCCTGCCCCATGCAGCGGCCATTACCATCCAGAGCAATGCAAAGAATCTCAATCCGGCCTGGGTGTACGGCGTGATGCGCCAGGAAAGCCTGTTCATGGAGGATGTCGGCTCTTCGGCGGGAGCGCTCGGCCTGATGCAGATCATGCCCCAGACGGGCAAACGTATCGCGGGATGGCATGGAGAACAGTTAAGCGACTCACGGCTTCTGCTTCAGCCGGACCGGAATATCCGATTCGGGACGACGTATCTGCGCCGGCAGTTGGACGACTTGCAGAACCATTACGCCCTGGCCACCGCCGCCTACAATGCCGGGCAGCACCGAGTAAAGGGATGGCTGCCCCGGGAAAACGAACTGCCCGCGGATGCATGGGTGGAAACCATCCCCTTCAATGAAACCCGGAATTATGTGGAGCGCGTGCTGTGCTATACCGCAATCTATGAACACCGTCTCGGCAACTCCCCCACCCGGCTCAGCGCACGCTTGGCCCCTGTCAGGCCCCTGAACGGATCAACCCAGGTTGCGGAGGGGAAAGAGGCGGGGACGCCAAGCCCGCAATAG
- a CDS encoding pyrimidine 5'-nucleotidase, translating to MIDALIFDLDNTVYPASASLFPLIDARINRYMMEHAGIPEDQVDHLRRSYWKEYGLTMVGLTLHHGVDPEEYLEYVHDVNVMDVLQPCPELAISLAALPGTKVILTNGSLGHAHRVLEALGIRDVFTEIFDVRLASYRPKPYPEPYREVLKRLGYAGSRCIMVEDMALNLKTAKDFGMSTVLIGPGNGETYVDVRIDEVATFPAAYEQILQLLE from the coding sequence ATGATAGACGCACTGATATTTGACCTCGACAACACCGTGTACCCGGCTTCGGCCTCGCTTTTCCCGCTTATCGACGCCCGGATCAACAGGTATATGATGGAACACGCGGGCATTCCCGAGGACCAGGTTGACCATCTTCGCCGAAGCTACTGGAAGGAATACGGCCTGACCATGGTCGGGTTGACCTTGCACCATGGCGTCGATCCGGAGGAATACCTGGAATATGTTCATGACGTGAATGTCATGGATGTCTTGCAGCCCTGTCCGGAACTGGCAATATCTCTGGCCGCACTGCCGGGAACGAAGGTCATCCTGACCAACGGTTCTCTGGGGCATGCGCACCGGGTTCTGGAAGCCCTTGGGATACGTGATGTTTTTACGGAAATATTTGATGTCCGGTTGGCGTCCTACCGCCCCAAACCGTATCCGGAACCATACCGGGAGGTCTTGAAGCGACTGGGATATGCGGGATCGCGATGCATCATGGTCGAAGATATGGCCCTGAATCTCAAAACGGCCAAGGACTTCGGCATGTCCACCGTGCTCATCGGCCCGGGCAACGGAGAAACGTACGTGGATGTCCGGATTGATGAAGTGGCCACGTTTCCGGCTGCATACGAACAGATATTGCAACTGCTGGAGTAG
- the hypB gene encoding hydrogenase nickel incorporation protein HypB has product MAKIIPVIRNILEANDRLADQLRNVYAANKLLALNLMSSPGAGKTSLLERTLTDLREELRMAVIEGDLQTDNDAQRVAATGAQAVQINTDGGCHLDSSMILEALKQMDLSELDVLFIENVGNLVCPAEFDLGEEAKVTLLSVTEGDDKPEKYPMMFAQSKVMLLNKIDLLPYVDFDLDKASRFARALNPEILVFPVSCRTGEGLEAWYEWLRNAARTAGK; this is encoded by the coding sequence ATGGCCAAGATCATCCCTGTGATCCGCAATATCCTGGAAGCCAACGACCGTCTGGCTGACCAGCTCCGAAATGTCTATGCCGCCAACAAGCTGCTTGCCCTGAACCTGATGAGTTCTCCGGGAGCGGGAAAGACTTCCCTGCTGGAGCGCACCTTGACCGACCTGAGGGAAGAATTGCGCATGGCCGTGATCGAAGGCGATCTGCAAACCGACAACGACGCCCAACGTGTGGCCGCCACCGGCGCCCAGGCCGTGCAGATCAACACGGACGGCGGATGTCACCTGGACAGTTCCATGATCCTGGAAGCCCTGAAACAGATGGATCTTTCTGAACTCGACGTTCTGTTCATCGAAAACGTGGGCAACCTGGTTTGTCCCGCGGAATTCGACCTGGGCGAGGAAGCCAAGGTGACCCTGCTCAGCGTGACCGAGGGCGACGACAAGCCGGAAAAGTATCCGATGATGTTTGCCCAGTCCAAGGTGATGCTGCTGAACAAGATCGATCTGCTGCCCTATGTGGATTTTGATCTCGACAAAGCCTCCCGGTTTGCCCGGGCCCTGAATCCGGAAATTCTCGTCTTTCCGGTATCCTGCCGCACCGGAGAAGGGCTGGAGGCATGGTACGAATGGCTTCGCAACGCCGCGCGGACAGCCGGCAAGTAA
- the hypA gene encoding hydrogenase maturation nickel metallochaperone HypA has protein sequence MHEMSIAESLIRMVETEMANHGLRTVQRIKIKHGALSTMVPDALDLAFEIMTKGTALEGVVIEYEKVPLTMRCNACNTTFAPEVQSLHFAPCPSCGEEFGHTVISGKEMNLEQIEGDS, from the coding sequence ATGCATGAAATGTCCATCGCCGAGTCGCTAATACGTATGGTGGAGACGGAAATGGCCAACCACGGCCTGCGCACCGTCCAACGGATCAAGATCAAACACGGTGCGCTTTCCACCATGGTGCCGGACGCGCTGGATCTTGCGTTTGAAATCATGACCAAAGGGACGGCCTTGGAAGGGGTCGTGATTGAATACGAAAAAGTGCCCCTGACCATGCGGTGCAATGCCTGCAACACCACATTCGCGCCGGAAGTGCAGAGTCTGCATTTTGCCCCATGCCCGTCATGCGGTGAAGAGTTTGGCCATACCGTGATCAGCGGCAAGGAAATGAACCTCGAACAAATCGAAGGAGATTCGTAA
- a CDS encoding CBS domain-containing protein, which translates to MYVGLKMITDMPTITPATLVMEADKIMEKNRLWMLMAVDQQNRFLGAVRKEDVRAALPSPVTTLSRHELNYLMSKLSVEKLILKNIPSIPPQMEIEEAAKIMFDEDLAGLPVVDSKNNLLGYINRNVMLDVLVEEMGLAQGGSRIVFEVEERTGVIAEVSGLIADMRVSIISTATFYHNGKRMVVIRVQMDDPAPIIKALLERNYNIVGPCDFAKEWC; encoded by the coding sequence ATGTATGTCGGACTGAAAATGATCACGGACATGCCTACCATCACCCCCGCGACATTGGTGATGGAAGCGGACAAGATCATGGAAAAAAACCGCCTCTGGATGCTCATGGCGGTTGATCAACAGAATCGGTTTCTCGGAGCCGTGCGCAAGGAAGACGTCAGGGCGGCCCTGCCTTCTCCCGTGACCACCTTGAGCCGACATGAACTGAACTATTTGATGTCCAAGCTGAGCGTGGAAAAATTGATTCTCAAGAACATCCCGTCCATCCCTCCGCAGATGGAGATCGAGGAAGCAGCCAAAATTATGTTCGATGAGGATCTGGCCGGATTGCCCGTGGTGGATTCGAAAAACAACCTGCTGGGCTACATCAACCGCAATGTGATGCTGGATGTGCTGGTGGAGGAGATGGGCCTGGCGCAGGGTGGTTCACGCATCGTTTTTGAGGTCGAAGAACGAACCGGCGTAATTGCCGAGGTATCCGGCCTCATCGCGGACATGAGGGTGAGCATCATTTCCACGGCCACCTTCTATCACAACGGCAAACGCATGGTGGTCATTCGGGTTCAGATGGACGATCCGGCCCCGATCATCAAGGCCTTGCTGGAGCGCAACTACAATATCGTCGGCCCATGCGACTTCGCCAAGGAGTGGTGCTGA
- a CDS encoding ABC transporter ATP-binding protein: MPLLEVQGVTLTFRGLAALLNVGFSVEKGQVASLIGPNGAGKTSMLNCISGRYHPDEGRITLDDRDLLSMAAHDRVKAGLSRTFQNIALFKGLSVLDNLMVGRHVRLDYGLLSSLFYWGKARRKEDLHRRRIEEIIDFLGLSPYRHQVAGKLPYGVQKRVELGRALAGEPELLLLDEPMAGMNLEETEDMARYILDINEEWGITILLVEHDMGVVMDISDHVVVLDFGQILAAGTPAQIQSDPDVIAAYLGSDNAAFTGR, translated from the coding sequence ATGCCCTTGCTGGAAGTCCAGGGTGTGACCCTGACCTTTCGGGGTCTGGCCGCCTTGCTCAACGTCGGCTTCAGCGTCGAAAAAGGCCAGGTTGCATCCCTGATCGGCCCCAACGGCGCGGGCAAGACGAGCATGCTCAACTGCATCAGCGGCCGTTACCATCCTGATGAAGGCCGCATCACGCTCGACGACCGCGACCTGCTTTCCATGGCCGCCCATGACCGGGTCAAGGCCGGCCTTTCCCGCACCTTTCAGAACATCGCGCTGTTCAAAGGCTTGAGCGTGCTGGACAACCTGATGGTCGGCCGCCATGTCCGGCTGGATTACGGACTGCTTTCCTCTCTGTTCTATTGGGGCAAGGCCCGGCGCAAGGAAGACCTGCACCGGAGGCGGATCGAGGAAATCATCGATTTCCTGGGGCTGTCGCCCTATCGACATCAGGTCGCGGGCAAGCTGCCCTACGGGGTCCAGAAACGTGTTGAACTGGGACGAGCTTTGGCCGGCGAACCGGAACTGTTGCTTCTGGACGAACCCATGGCCGGGATGAACCTGGAAGAAACCGAGGACATGGCCCGCTATATCCTGGACATCAACGAGGAGTGGGGCATCACCATCCTCCTGGTGGAGCACGACATGGGCGTGGTCATGGATATTTCCGACCATGTCGTGGTCCTGGATTTCGGTCAGATCCTGGCCGCCGGGACACCGGCACAGATCCAATCCGATCCGGACGTGATCGCCGCCTATCTCGGCAGCGACAATGCCGCTTTCACCGGAAGATGA